In Achromobacter spanius, the following proteins share a genomic window:
- the iolE gene encoding myo-inosose-2 dehydratase — MNRESAWKVRIGVNPISWSNDDLPSLGGDTPLATALSEGARIGYAGFELGNKFPQSPQALKAVLAEYGVACVSGWYSGRLAHQGVDAEIRDSAAHMEKLQAQGCNVVVYGEVADSIQGQRGTPLAKRPRWRSDASWNDYGKRLNAFGEHLKARYGLTLAYHHHMGAYVETADDVDRLMAVTDQNVGLLFDTGHCYLAGAVAGLDTDVVAQLTRHARRIVHVHCKDVRPGIARAARNEGWSFLDAVMNGVFTVPGDGCIDFRAVLAALRNAGYQGWLVVEAEQDPAVAPSYQYAKLGYQTLSAMVADLQGDQA, encoded by the coding sequence GTGAACAGAGAGTCTGCGTGGAAGGTGCGCATAGGTGTCAATCCCATCTCGTGGAGCAACGACGACCTGCCTTCGCTAGGCGGCGACACGCCGCTTGCAACGGCATTGTCTGAAGGTGCGCGGATCGGCTACGCGGGTTTCGAACTGGGCAACAAGTTTCCCCAGTCGCCGCAGGCACTGAAGGCCGTGTTGGCGGAGTATGGCGTGGCATGCGTATCCGGCTGGTATTCGGGCCGACTCGCCCATCAGGGCGTGGATGCAGAGATCCGCGACAGCGCGGCGCATATGGAAAAGTTGCAGGCGCAGGGCTGCAACGTGGTGGTCTATGGCGAGGTTGCCGATTCGATCCAGGGGCAACGCGGCACACCCCTGGCCAAGCGGCCGCGCTGGCGCAGCGACGCATCCTGGAACGACTATGGCAAGCGTTTGAACGCCTTTGGCGAGCACTTGAAAGCGCGCTACGGCCTGACCCTGGCGTATCACCATCACATGGGCGCCTATGTTGAAACGGCCGACGACGTCGACCGATTGATGGCGGTCACTGACCAGAACGTGGGCCTGCTGTTCGACACGGGGCATTGCTATCTGGCGGGTGCCGTCGCGGGCCTGGATACCGACGTTGTGGCGCAATTGACGCGGCACGCGCGTCGCATCGTGCACGTGCATTGCAAGGATGTACGGCCCGGCATCGCGAGGGCGGCTCGCAACGAGGGTTGGTCATTCCTGGATGCGGTGATGAACGGCGTGTTCACGGTGCCCGGTGACGGCTGCATCGACTTTCGCGCGGTCTTGGCGGCATTGCGCAACGCGGGGTATCAAGGCTGGCTCGTGGTTGAGGCCGAGCAGGATCCCGCCGTGGCACCGTCCTACCAATATGCAAAGCTGGGCTATCAAACCTTGTCCGCCATGGTGGCTGACCTTCAGGGAGATCAGGCATGA
- the petA gene encoding ubiquinol-cytochrome c reductase iron-sulfur subunit, whose protein sequence is MSQDTLVHDDDGAVDPNLPPDPSRRFWVTTACAVGGVAGVATAVPLVSTFSPSEKARAAGAPVEVDIGDIPVGSMKTVEWRGKPVWIMHRSPEQLAALKTLDPLLADPESERPGYTPEYAKNEVRSRKPEIFVCVGICTHLGCSPTSHFETGGGGGMGANWQGGFLCPCHGSTFDLAGRVYKNKPAPDNLEVPPYQYLSDTRIIVGVDEDNKA, encoded by the coding sequence ATGAGTCAGGATACGCTGGTGCACGATGATGACGGTGCGGTTGATCCCAACCTGCCACCTGATCCTTCGCGACGTTTCTGGGTTACCACCGCCTGTGCTGTGGGTGGCGTAGCAGGTGTCGCAACGGCAGTGCCGCTTGTGAGCACATTTTCTCCCTCTGAAAAGGCCCGCGCGGCCGGGGCCCCCGTTGAAGTGGATATCGGCGATATACCCGTCGGCTCCATGAAAACCGTGGAATGGCGTGGGAAACCGGTGTGGATCATGCACCGTTCTCCCGAACAGCTCGCCGCCCTCAAGACGCTTGACCCCTTGCTGGCCGACCCGGAATCCGAGCGGCCTGGCTACACTCCCGAATATGCCAAGAACGAAGTTCGCTCGCGCAAGCCCGAGATCTTCGTTTGCGTCGGCATCTGTACTCACTTGGGCTGCTCGCCCACCTCGCACTTCGAAACAGGCGGCGGTGGCGGCATGGGTGCCAATTGGCAAGGCGGATTCCTCTGCCCCTGCCACGGCTCCACGTTCGACCTGGCTGGCCGGGTCTACAAGAACAAGCCTGCTCCCGATAATCTCGAAGTTCCGCCGTACCAGTATCTGAGCGATACCCGCATCATTGTGGGCGTCGATGAAGACAACAAGGCCTGA
- a CDS encoding cytochrome c1, which translates to MIKKLIGAVALMLTCTTAFAAEGGFPLDKAPYRVNDMSSLQNGAKLFVNYCLNCHSASSMRYNKLKDIGLTDQQIKESLLFTGEKVGDMMHIAMTPQDAKKWFGTTPPDLSVIARAKSVNAGPSGADYIYTYLRTFYRDTSRATGWNNLVFPSVGMPHALWERQGPRELTTVAMHEVEVKDAKEGAPKNWERITTVYDAQGFSTVKAEPVADYHGHATFDAKFKAANPAQVATYDNDVADLTAFMSWMAEPVQTLRVRIGVGVMLFLLLFFLVTWRLNASYWKHVR; encoded by the coding sequence ATGATCAAGAAGCTGATTGGTGCCGTGGCCTTGATGCTCACGTGTACCACCGCATTTGCCGCCGAAGGCGGTTTCCCCCTGGACAAGGCGCCGTACCGCGTCAACGACATGTCGTCGCTGCAAAACGGCGCCAAGCTGTTCGTCAACTACTGCCTGAACTGTCATAGCGCGTCCTCGATGCGCTACAACAAGCTCAAGGACATTGGCCTGACCGACCAGCAAATCAAGGAAAGCCTGCTGTTCACCGGTGAAAAGGTGGGCGACATGATGCACATCGCCATGACGCCCCAGGACGCCAAGAAGTGGTTTGGCACGACGCCCCCGGATTTATCCGTGATCGCCCGCGCCAAATCGGTCAACGCCGGCCCGTCCGGCGCCGACTACATCTACACCTACCTGCGCACCTTCTACCGCGACACGTCGCGCGCCACGGGGTGGAACAACCTGGTTTTCCCGTCCGTGGGCATGCCGCACGCCCTCTGGGAACGCCAGGGTCCGCGCGAGCTGACGACCGTGGCCATGCATGAAGTGGAAGTCAAGGATGCCAAGGAAGGCGCGCCCAAAAACTGGGAACGCATCACGACGGTGTACGATGCTCAAGGTTTTTCCACGGTCAAGGCCGAACCGGTAGCTGATTACCACGGCCATGCCACCTTTGATGCCAAATTTAAGGCCGCCAACCCGGCCCAAGTCGCAACATACGACAACGACGTCGCAGACCTGACCGCGTTCATGTCCTGGATGGCTGAGCCCGTCCAGACATTGCGCGTCCGTATCGGCGTCGGTGTCATGTTGTTCCTGCTGTTGTTCTTCCTGGTTACGTGGCGCTTGAACGCCTCGTACTGGAAACACGTGCGCTAA
- a CDS encoding helix-turn-helix domain-containing protein, giving the protein MSPAQRLRALMRWRGIHSQNQLARLSGVPQSCIHRILTRDEHYAPSRATLLRLAKALDTTVPWLSDGVVSVAEVGSSCLPATSTPDAPAAAPDSYCAEIGALLQSQPESTKKTVLSMVRLLVERQPPDA; this is encoded by the coding sequence ATGTCGCCTGCTCAAAGGCTGCGCGCCCTGATGCGGTGGCGCGGCATCCACAGCCAAAACCAATTGGCGCGCCTTTCCGGCGTGCCGCAATCCTGCATCCACCGAATTCTTACCCGCGATGAGCACTACGCCCCCTCGCGCGCCACCTTGCTACGGCTGGCGAAAGCGTTGGATACCACCGTCCCTTGGTTAAGCGACGGCGTGGTGAGCGTGGCGGAAGTTGGCTCAAGCTGCTTGCCAGCGACTTCCACGCCGGATGCGCCGGCAGCCGCCCCGGACAGCTACTGCGCCGAGATCGGCGCATTGCTGCAGAGCCAACCCGAGAGCACAAAAAAAACCGTGTTGTCGATGGTGCGCCTGCTGGTCGAACGGCAGCCGCCCGATGCCTAG
- a CDS encoding trypsin-like peptidase domain-containing protein: protein MRRYWLIFAQAVTVCLGILFVVTTLRPDLLRLAGPGAAPPAAAAAARPTAGSGVGPVSYADGVARAAPSVVNVYTTKHVNVPLVPLPDDPVLRQLFGQVPGVSRRQATTSLGSGVIVSQDGHVLTNYHVVQAADAIEVALSDGRRDTAKVVGADPDTDLAVLKLSSLRTLPAATLAADRGLRVGDVVLAIGNPFGVGQTTTQGIVSALGRNGLGLNTYENFIQTDAAINPGNSGGALVDAEGNLVGINTAIYSESGGSMGIGFATPIEIARKVMDDIVKTGSVKRGWLGVEPQDVTPELARAFELKNDTRGVIIAGVMRDGPAARAGLRVGDIVQTVNGKRMADTTQLLAEIAQLPPGQRTTLGVLRAGKAVEVAVVVGTRPGKPR from the coding sequence ATGCGCCGATATTGGCTGATATTTGCTCAGGCCGTCACGGTCTGCCTGGGTATTCTATTCGTGGTCACCACCTTGCGGCCGGACCTGCTGCGCCTTGCCGGGCCGGGGGCCGCGCCGCCTGCCGCCGCGGCGGCCGCGCGCCCAACCGCCGGCAGCGGCGTGGGGCCGGTATCGTATGCGGACGGCGTGGCGCGCGCGGCGCCCTCGGTGGTGAACGTCTACACGACCAAGCATGTCAATGTGCCGCTGGTGCCGCTGCCCGACGATCCGGTGCTGCGCCAGTTGTTCGGGCAGGTGCCGGGCGTGAGCCGGCGTCAGGCAACGACCAGCCTGGGCTCTGGCGTCATCGTGAGCCAGGACGGCCATGTGTTGACCAACTATCACGTTGTGCAGGCGGCTGACGCCATCGAAGTGGCGCTTAGCGACGGCCGGCGCGACACCGCGAAAGTGGTGGGCGCGGACCCGGATACGGATCTGGCGGTGCTGAAGCTGAGTTCGTTGCGGACGCTGCCGGCCGCCACGCTGGCCGCCGACCGTGGCCTGCGGGTGGGTGATGTGGTGCTGGCGATAGGCAACCCGTTTGGCGTGGGCCAGACCACCACCCAGGGCATCGTGTCGGCATTGGGGCGCAATGGGCTGGGGCTGAACACCTACGAAAACTTCATCCAGACCGACGCGGCCATCAACCCGGGCAACTCTGGCGGTGCGCTGGTGGACGCCGAGGGCAATCTGGTGGGCATCAACACGGCTATCTATTCCGAATCGGGCGGGTCGATGGGCATCGGCTTTGCCACGCCGATCGAGATTGCGCGCAAGGTGATGGACGACATCGTCAAGACGGGCTCGGTCAAGCGCGGGTGGCTGGGCGTGGAACCGCAGGACGTGACGCCCGAGCTTGCTCGCGCGTTTGAACTCAAGAATGACACGCGCGGGGTGATCATTGCCGGCGTGATGCGCGACGGCCCCGCCGCGCGCGCCGGCTTGCGCGTGGGCGATATCGTGCAGACGGTCAATGGCAAGCGCATGGCCGACACCACCCAATTGCTGGCCGAGATTGCGCAGTTGCCGCCTGGCCAGCGCACCACGCTGGGCGTCTTGCGCGCAGGCAAGGCGGTCGAGGTGGCCGTGGTGGTGGGCACGCGCCCCGGCAAGCCGCGCTAG
- a CDS encoding ClpXP protease specificity-enhancing factor — translation MGETSTKPYLIRALHEWCTDNGYTPYITVQVDEHTMVPVAHVRDGQITLNVGTLATNRLVLGNEFIEFQARFSGVTENVYVPVGAVSAIYARETGAGMGFEVQPYEPPEAGAQGAAESAALEGVEAQADATPSDDGGNDDEPKRPRLTIVK, via the coding sequence ATGGGTGAAACTTCGACCAAACCGTATCTGATCCGCGCACTGCATGAATGGTGCACCGACAACGGCTACACGCCGTACATCACCGTGCAGGTCGATGAGCACACCATGGTGCCCGTCGCGCATGTCCGTGACGGTCAGATCACACTGAACGTGGGCACGTTGGCCACCAACCGCCTGGTGCTGGGCAACGAATTCATTGAATTCCAAGCCCGCTTCAGCGGCGTGACCGAAAACGTCTACGTTCCCGTCGGCGCCGTCAGCGCCATCTACGCGCGCGAAACCGGCGCGGGCATGGGCTTCGAAGTGCAGCCCTACGAACCGCCGGAAGCAGGCGCCCAAGGCGCGGCGGAATCCGCAGCCCTGGAAGGCGTCGAGGCCCAGGCCGACGCCACGCCCAGCGACGACGGCGGCAACGACGACGAACCCAAGCGCCCGCGCCTGACTATCGTCAAGTAG
- a CDS encoding glutathione S-transferase N-terminal domain-containing protein, with protein MMVLYSGTTCPFSQRCRFVLFEKGMDFEIRDIDLYNKPEDIAVMNPYGQVPILVERDLILYESNIINEYIDERFPHPQLMPADPVMRARTRLFLYNFEKELFVHVSTLEDRSTKPDEKKLANARQNIRDRLAQLAPMLLKNKYMLGEEFSMLDVAVAPLLWRLDHYGIELPKNAAPLQKYAERIFSRPAYIEALTPSEKVMRR; from the coding sequence ATGATGGTGCTCTATTCCGGAACCACGTGTCCGTTTTCGCAACGCTGCCGCTTCGTGTTGTTCGAAAAGGGTATGGACTTCGAGATCCGTGACATCGACCTGTACAACAAGCCCGAAGACATCGCGGTGATGAACCCGTACGGTCAAGTGCCCATCCTGGTCGAGCGCGACCTGATCCTGTACGAATCCAACATCATCAACGAGTACATCGACGAGCGCTTCCCGCATCCGCAACTGATGCCGGCTGATCCCGTCATGCGCGCCCGTACCCGCCTGTTCCTGTACAACTTCGAGAAGGAACTGTTTGTTCACGTCTCGACGCTGGAAGACCGCAGCACCAAGCCCGACGAGAAGAAGCTGGCCAACGCGCGCCAGAACATTCGCGATCGCCTGGCCCAGTTGGCCCCGATGCTGCTGAAGAACAAGTACATGCTGGGCGAAGAATTCTCGATGCTCGACGTGGCCGTGGCTCCGCTGCTGTGGCGCCTGGATCACTACGGCATCGAACTGCCCAAGAACGCGGCTCCGCTGCAAAAGTACGCCGAACGCATCTTCTCGCGCCCGGCCTACATCGAAGCGCTGACGCCTTCGGAAAAAGTAATGCGTCGTTAA
- the iolB gene encoding 5-deoxy-glucuronate isomerase, with protein MSLLIKASASGRQIVEVTPASAGWGHVGFRALRMLPDEEELFSTDARECCIVVLAGEVDVGVGAHRYRALGSRMSVFDPVSPYAVYVPPGRGVSIRAITNVELGLCFAPALGRHAPRVIEPMSMQRSVRGQGSNARHVCDILPEGDEAERLLVVEVITPAGHASSYPPHKHDTAAAGETQLEETYYHRLNPPQGFAFQRVYTDDRSLDEAMAVEDHDVVMVPRGYHPCVAPHGYDLYYLNTMAGPRREWAFRNDPRHEWLLQASA; from the coding sequence ATGAGTTTATTGATCAAGGCCAGCGCAAGCGGCAGGCAGATCGTGGAAGTCACGCCCGCCAGCGCGGGGTGGGGGCATGTGGGGTTTCGTGCGTTGCGCATGCTGCCCGATGAAGAGGAGCTATTCAGTACGGACGCGCGCGAATGCTGCATTGTGGTGTTGGCTGGCGAGGTGGATGTAGGCGTCGGCGCGCACCGCTATCGGGCGCTGGGTAGCCGCATGTCCGTGTTTGATCCGGTGTCGCCCTATGCCGTCTACGTGCCGCCAGGCAGAGGCGTGTCGATACGCGCGATCACGAATGTTGAGCTGGGACTTTGCTTTGCCCCCGCGCTGGGGCGCCATGCTCCGCGCGTGATCGAGCCGATGTCGATGCAACGCAGCGTTCGCGGGCAAGGCAGCAATGCGCGGCATGTGTGCGACATCCTGCCGGAAGGCGACGAGGCCGAGCGCTTGCTGGTGGTCGAAGTGATCACCCCGGCGGGGCATGCGTCAAGCTACCCGCCGCATAAGCACGACACGGCGGCAGCGGGCGAAACGCAGTTGGAAGAGACGTACTACCACCGCTTGAATCCGCCGCAGGGGTTCGCGTTTCAGCGCGTCTATACCGATGATCGCAGTCTGGATGAGGCCATGGCCGTGGAAGATCACGATGTCGTGATGGTGCCGCGCGGCTACCACCCCTGCGTCGCGCCCCATGGCTACGATCTCTACTACCTGAACACGATGGCGGGCCCGCGACGCGAATGGGCGTTTCGCAACGACCCCAGGCACGAGTGGCTACTTCAGGCGTCAGCGTGA
- a CDS encoding cytochrome b, translated as MAGEKTVETTGLLGWLDRRFPVTSTWKAHLSEYYAPKNFNFWYFFGSLALLVLVLQIVTGIFLVMHYKPDAERAFQSVEYIMREVPWGWLVRYMHSTGASMFFVVVYLHMLRGLLYGSYRKPRELVWIFGVAIFLCLMAEAFFGYLLPWGQMSYWGAQVIVNLFAAIPFIGPELSIWIRGDYVVSDATLNRFFAFHVIAIPLVLVGLVAAHLVALHEVGSNNPDGIEIKQGPKDKYGRPKDGIPFHPFYSVHDLMGVAGFLLVFAFIVFFAPEMGGYFLEYNNFIPADSLKTPPHIAPVWYFTPFYSMLRATTDEFTWVLAGASVLGALALLIKSNLRGILRIAIPGILIVVAVLLRVIDAKFWGVVAMGGTVVILFFLPWLDHSPVKSIRYRPTWHKWIYGIFMVNFLVLGYIGTQPPSPPLNITSQIGTLLYLAFFFLMPVWSRLGTFKQVPERVTFHAH; from the coding sequence ATGGCTGGCGAGAAAACCGTCGAGACAACAGGCCTGTTGGGGTGGCTGGACCGGCGTTTTCCGGTGACATCCACCTGGAAAGCCCATCTGTCCGAATACTACGCACCAAAGAATTTCAACTTCTGGTATTTCTTTGGCTCTCTGGCCTTATTGGTCCTGGTGCTGCAGATCGTGACCGGCATTTTCCTGGTCATGCATTACAAGCCGGACGCCGAACGCGCGTTCCAGTCCGTTGAATACATCATGCGCGAGGTCCCCTGGGGCTGGCTCGTGCGCTACATGCATTCGACCGGCGCATCGATGTTCTTCGTTGTCGTCTACCTGCACATGCTGCGCGGGCTGCTTTACGGTTCCTACCGCAAGCCGCGCGAACTCGTGTGGATCTTCGGCGTGGCGATCTTCCTCTGTCTGATGGCGGAAGCCTTCTTCGGTTACCTGCTGCCGTGGGGCCAGATGTCGTATTGGGGCGCCCAGGTGATCGTGAACCTGTTCGCCGCCATTCCGTTCATCGGCCCGGAACTGTCCATCTGGATCCGTGGCGACTACGTCGTGTCGGACGCCACCCTGAACCGCTTCTTCGCCTTCCACGTCATCGCGATTCCGCTGGTGCTCGTGGGCCTGGTCGCGGCTCACCTGGTGGCGCTGCACGAAGTCGGCTCGAACAACCCGGACGGCATCGAAATCAAGCAGGGTCCGAAAGACAAGTACGGCCGGCCCAAGGATGGCATTCCGTTCCACCCGTTCTATTCCGTGCATGACCTGATGGGCGTTGCGGGCTTCCTGCTCGTGTTCGCGTTCATCGTGTTCTTCGCGCCGGAAATGGGCGGCTACTTCCTCGAGTACAACAACTTCATTCCTGCTGACTCGCTGAAGACGCCGCCGCACATTGCACCGGTCTGGTACTTCACGCCGTTCTATTCGATGCTGCGAGCCACCACCGACGAATTCACGTGGGTACTGGCGGGCGCATCGGTACTGGGCGCGCTGGCGTTGCTGATCAAGAGCAACCTGCGCGGCATCCTGCGCATTGCCATCCCCGGCATCCTGATCGTCGTGGCCGTGCTGCTGCGCGTGATCGACGCCAAGTTCTGGGGCGTGGTGGCCATGGGTGGTACGGTCGTCATCCTGTTCTTCCTGCCCTGGCTGGACCATTCCCCGGTCAAGTCGATCCGCTACCGGCCCACGTGGCACAAGTGGATCTACGGCATCTTCATGGTCAACTTCCTGGTGCTCGGCTACATCGGTACGCAGCCGCCCAGTCCGCCGTTGAACATCACGTCGCAAATCGGCACGCTGCTGTACCTGGCATTTTTCTTCCTGATGCCGGTCTGGAGCCGCCTTGGCACCTTCAAGCAAGTGCCCGAGCGCGTTACGTTCCACGCCCACTGA
- a CDS encoding Nif3-like dinuclear metal center hexameric protein: MKKVDSHVLASWLDDTLQAARFKDYCPNGLQVEGRSEVAHIITGVTASEALLRAAVERGADAVLVHHGWMWRNEDRRVIGTRRTRMALALKNDLNLYAYHLPLDAHPTLGNNAQLARVLGLTPARRDDGSPLTCGQDNLVWLGEASGLKTLGQLGARVAERLGRQPLVVGDPDQPLSSVAWCTGGAQGMLADAVDAGASAYITGEVSESTVHLARETGVGFIAAGHHATERYGVQALGQAVAEQFGIKVEFIDLDNPA, translated from the coding sequence ATGAAAAAAGTGGACTCTCACGTGCTGGCCAGTTGGCTGGACGACACCCTGCAAGCCGCCCGCTTCAAGGACTATTGCCCCAACGGCTTGCAAGTGGAGGGCCGATCCGAAGTCGCACACATTATCACCGGAGTCACCGCCAGCGAAGCGCTGCTGCGCGCGGCAGTTGAACGGGGCGCGGATGCCGTGCTCGTGCATCACGGCTGGATGTGGCGCAACGAAGACCGGCGCGTGATCGGTACGCGCCGCACACGCATGGCGCTGGCACTGAAGAACGATCTGAACCTTTACGCCTACCATTTGCCGCTGGATGCGCATCCCACGCTGGGCAACAACGCGCAACTGGCCCGCGTACTGGGCCTGACGCCCGCGCGGCGCGATGATGGGTCGCCGCTCACCTGTGGGCAAGACAATCTGGTGTGGCTGGGCGAGGCCTCCGGCCTGAAGACGCTGGGCCAACTGGGCGCGCGCGTGGCCGAACGGTTGGGCCGGCAGCCACTGGTGGTGGGCGACCCGGATCAACCCTTATCAAGCGTGGCGTGGTGTACGGGTGGTGCGCAAGGCATGCTGGCCGACGCCGTGGATGCCGGCGCCAGCGCTTACATCACAGGCGAAGTGTCTGAATCCACTGTGCATCTCGCGCGCGAGACCGGCGTCGGCTTTATCGCGGCCGGCCACCACGCCACCGAGCGCTACGGCGTCCAGGCGCTGGGCCAGGCCGTGGCAGAGCAATTCGGCATCAAGGTCGAGTTCATTGACCTTGATAATCCGGCATAA
- the mscL gene encoding large conductance mechanosensitive channel protein MscL, with protein sequence MSKKTGFVKEFRDFAVKGNAVDLAVGVIIGAAFGRIVDSMVKDIIMPLVNFILGGAVDFSNKFFVLSMPAGYNGPMTYADLTKAGATVFAWGNFVTILINFVLLAFVIFWMVKAIYKARTKAEEAPAAPAATPEDVALLREIRDLLKK encoded by the coding sequence ATGAGCAAAAAGACTGGTTTCGTCAAAGAATTCCGAGATTTCGCTGTAAAAGGCAACGCGGTTGACCTGGCGGTGGGTGTCATTATCGGCGCGGCGTTCGGCAGGATCGTCGATTCGATGGTGAAAGACATCATCATGCCTTTGGTCAATTTCATCCTGGGTGGCGCAGTCGATTTTTCGAACAAATTCTTTGTGCTGTCGATGCCTGCCGGCTACAACGGCCCGATGACGTATGCCGACCTGACCAAAGCGGGCGCTACCGTGTTCGCCTGGGGTAATTTCGTGACGATCCTCATCAACTTCGTGTTGTTGGCGTTCGTGATTTTCTGGATGGTCAAGGCCATCTACAAGGCCCGCACCAAGGCCGAGGAAGCACCGGCCGCGCCGGCCGCAACGCCCGAAGACGTGGCGCTGCTGCGCGAAATCCGCGATCTGCTCAAGAAGTAA
- the iolD gene encoding 3D-(3,5/4)-trihydroxycyclohexane-1,2-dione acylhydrolase (decyclizing) — MSARQTLRLTMAQALTRYLTALRVQEPDGTLTPYVGGMWAIFGHGNVAGMGQALAESRDALPVLRAHNEQAMAHAAIAYAKAHMRRRIMAATTSIGPGATNMVTAAALAHVNRLPVLLLPGDTFASRAPDPVLQQLEPFGDGDTTANDVFRPVSRYFDRLVRPEQILTALPRAIQVLTDPALCGPVTLALPQDVQTQAFDCPLEFLQPAPLHFLRPPPDEDALRRAVAAIRAARRPLLVVGGGALYAQASEALAAFAKAYGVPVAETQAGKSTLAWDHPMNLGAIGVTGSPASNAMAARADLIIGVGTRLQDFTTGSNALFGDTPLLSINVQALDAGKRRGQALVADAALALAQLGNALAGWRADTEWTEESRRLGAQWRERVLALTTAAPDGLPYEADVIGAVQSSDAASASHDIVVCAAGTLPAELHKLWRSSRPGGYHVEYGYSCMGYEIAGGLGVKLAQPDKEVIVMVGDGSYLMMNSEIATSVMLGIKLIIVVLDNRGFGCINRLQHACGGENYNNLLDDCIAPAGIAPRIDFAAHARSLGAHAEHVADVTELQLRLREARSRQQSTVLVIDTSASRTTSDGGCWWDVAVPEVSDRVQAQAAHAAYVADKRRQVL; from the coding sequence ATGAGCGCCCGCCAAACCCTGCGCCTGACGATGGCGCAAGCCCTCACGCGCTATCTGACCGCGTTGCGCGTTCAAGAGCCGGACGGCACGCTGACGCCCTACGTGGGTGGCATGTGGGCAATCTTTGGTCATGGCAATGTGGCGGGCATGGGTCAGGCATTGGCAGAGTCGCGCGACGCCTTGCCCGTCTTGCGCGCCCACAACGAGCAGGCGATGGCGCACGCGGCCATCGCCTATGCCAAGGCGCACATGCGCCGGCGCATCATGGCGGCCACGACATCCATCGGCCCCGGCGCCACCAACATGGTCACCGCCGCGGCGCTTGCGCACGTCAACCGTTTGCCGGTCCTGCTGCTGCCGGGCGACACCTTTGCCTCACGCGCCCCCGACCCGGTGCTGCAGCAGCTTGAACCCTTTGGCGATGGCGACACGACGGCCAATGACGTGTTCCGGCCCGTGTCGCGGTACTTCGACCGCCTGGTCAGGCCCGAGCAGATCTTGACCGCGTTACCGCGCGCGATTCAGGTGCTGACCGATCCCGCGCTGTGCGGGCCAGTCACGCTGGCCCTGCCGCAGGATGTGCAGACGCAGGCGTTTGATTGCCCGCTTGAATTCCTGCAGCCCGCGCCCCTGCATTTTCTGCGCCCTCCTCCCGACGAGGATGCGCTGCGGCGCGCGGTGGCGGCCATTCGTGCTGCGCGCCGGCCGTTGTTGGTGGTGGGCGGCGGCGCGCTCTACGCCCAGGCGTCGGAAGCGCTGGCCGCGTTTGCCAAGGCGTATGGTGTGCCGGTGGCCGAAACGCAGGCCGGCAAGAGCACGCTTGCCTGGGACCATCCCATGAATCTGGGGGCCATCGGTGTCACCGGTTCCCCCGCGTCGAACGCCATGGCCGCGCGGGCGGATCTGATCATCGGCGTGGGCACGCGCTTGCAGGATTTCACAACCGGATCGAACGCCCTGTTTGGCGACACGCCGTTGCTGTCCATCAACGTGCAGGCGCTGGACGCCGGCAAGCGGCGTGGGCAGGCCCTCGTGGCGGACGCGGCGCTTGCGTTGGCGCAGTTGGGCAACGCGTTGGCCGGCTGGCGCGCCGACACCGAGTGGACGGAGGAATCCCGGCGGCTTGGGGCGCAATGGCGTGAACGGGTCCTGGCCTTGACCACGGCGGCGCCGGATGGCTTGCCCTACGAAGCCGACGTAATTGGCGCGGTGCAGTCTTCCGATGCGGCGTCGGCGAGCCACGACATTGTCGTGTGCGCCGCGGGGACGCTACCCGCCGAACTGCACAAACTGTGGCGCAGCAGCCGGCCGGGCGGCTACCACGTGGAGTACGGCTATTCCTGCATGGGATACGAAATCGCGGGTGGCCTGGGCGTCAAGCTGGCCCAGCCCGACAAGGAAGTCATTGTGATGGTGGGCGACGGTTCCTACTTGATGATGAACTCCGAGATTGCCACCTCGGTCATGCTGGGGATCAAGCTGATCATCGTGGTGCTCGACAACCGTGGCTTTGGATGCATCAACCGCCTGCAGCACGCTTGCGGCGGCGAGAACTACAACAACTTGCTGGACGACTGCATCGCCCCTGCGGGCATCGCCCCACGTATCGACTTTGCGGCGCACGCCCGCAGCCTTGGCGCGCATGCCGAGCACGTGGCTGACGTAACCGAACTCCAACTGCGCTTGCGCGAGGCACGCAGCCGTCAACAAAGCACGGTGTTGGTCATTGACACGTCGGCGTCTCGCACGACGTCGGACGGCGGTTGCTGGTGGGACGTGGCCGTGCCGGAAGTGTCCGACCGCGTTCAAGCGCAAGCGGCCCACGCCGCCTACGTCGCCGACAAACGCCGACAGGTACTTTGA